The Streptomyces achromogenes DNA segment GCTGACCCTCGGCGAGCCGTTGATGACCCGGGAGACCGTGCCCCGGCCGACGCCGGCACGCGCGGCCACCTCTTCCAGGGTCGGCCGGCCCCCGCTGCGCCCCCGTGCTCCGTGGCCTGCCATGGGCTCCGCCTTCCCGTTGTTCGCACTCGCCTGGAATCTAACAGTCCTGCCCGTCGTGCCCCGCGGTCACCAGGGGCCATGACCTCGCCGACGCCTGCCGCCGGCCGGGATCCTCGTCCCTTCGGACGCCGGACGGACCATTTGTTCCGAACTGTGCTTTATGGGCTCCGCTTCATCTGATTAGCTAACAGGCCGATAACTGAACGCATCTCTCCGCGCCCCCACCCTTGACACCCCCGCCGGAACCGACGACTCTTCAACACATCACCTGTGGGAGCGCTCCCACGGTACCTGACACATACACATCCCGCACGTTCCCCGCCCGAGCCGCAGCGAGTAACTGACGGGCCCAACATTGCAGTTGGCCGGGGGGTCGGCACGTCAGGGCAACAGGAGGACGTAATGCGAGCACGTACCCGAACCGCCCGCCGGGCGGTTGTCCTCGCGGCCGTCGCGTCGTTGGGCGCCGGGCTGCTGGCCGGCTGTGCCGACGACGGCGGCGACGACAAGGCTTCCGACGGTTCGTCGTCCGGCGGCGGCAAGGGCAAGACCACGATCACCCTCGGTCTGTTCGGCACCTTCGGCTTCAAGGAGGCCGGCCTCTACGCCGAGTACGAGAAGCTCCACCCCGACATCAAGATCGCCGAGAACGTCACCGAGCGGAACGAGAACTACTACCCCGCGCTGGTGAACCACCTGACCACCAACAGTGGTCTGCAGGACATCCAGGCCGTCGAAGTCGGCAACATCGCCGAGGTCGTGGCCACGCAGGCGAGCAAGCTCGAGGACCTCTCCAAGACCGCGGGCGTGAAGAAGGACGACTGGCTGGACTGGAAGTGGGCGCAGGGCACCACCAAGGACAACCAGACGATCGCGCTCGGCACGGACGTCGGCCCGATGGCGATCTGCTACCGCAAGGACCTCTTCCAGCAGGCCGGTCTGCCCACCGACCGCGCGGCGGTCGCCAAGCTGTGGACGGGCGACTGGAACAAGTTCGTCTCGGTCGGCGAGCAGTACAAGAAGAAGGCGCCCAAGGGCACCACCTTCATGGACTCGCCCGGCGGTCTGATCAACGCGATCCTCAGCAGTGAGAAGGAGAAGTTCTACGACGCCTCCGGCGAGGTCATCTACAAGAAGAACCCCGCCGTGAAGGCCGCCTTCGACCTGACCGCGAAGGCCGCCACCGAGGGGCTGGTCGGAGCGCAGACCCAGTTCCAGCCGGCCTGGGACACGACGATCGCGAACACCAAGTTCGCCGCGATGGCGTGCCCGCCGTGGATGCTCGGCTACATCAAGGGCAAGTCGAAGCCGGACGCCGCCGGCAAGTGGGACGTGGCCGTCGCGCCCAAGTCCGGCAACTGGGGCGGTTCCTTCCTGTCCGTGCCCAAGAGCGGCAAGCACGTGAAGGAGGCCGCGGCGCTGGCCGCCTGGCTGACCGCGCCCGCGCAGCAGGCCAAGCTGTTCAGCGTGCAGGGCTCCTTCCCGAGCGCGCCCGGCACGTACACCGAGGCGGCCGTCACCAGCGCCAAGAACGAGATGACCGGTGACGCCCCGATCGGCACCATCTTCGCCGAGGCCGCGAAGTCCAGCCCGGTGCAGGTGATCGGCCCGAAGGACCAGATCATCCAGCAGGGCCTGACCGACAACGGCGTCATCCTCGTGACGAAGGGCAAGTCCGCCGCGGAGGCCTGGACGACGGCCACGAAGACCATCGACAACAACCTGGACAAGTGACCCGCATGGCCACCCGCCACACCACCGCCGCGCCCCCCGTGAAGGAGGGGGGCGCGGCCCCGGGCCGCCCGCCCGCAGCGCCCACCGAGGCGGAGCAGCGCCGGCGGAACCGGCTGTCCCGCCGCTGGCAGCGGGACATGCGCTGGAGTCCGTACGCCTTCGTCTCGCCGTTCTTCCTGCTCTTCCTCGCCTTCGGCCTGTTCCCGCTGATCTACACGGGCTGGGCGTCGCTGCACCAGGTGGAGATGACCGCGCCCACGGACATGACCTGGGTGGGGATGCGCAACTACACGCGCATCTTCGACGACGACTTCTTCTGGAACGCGGCGCGCAACACCCTCACGATCGGGATCATCTCGACCGTGCCTCAGCTGCTGATGGCCATGGGCCTCGCCCACATCCTCAACTACAAGCTGCGCGCCTCGACCTTCTACCGGGTCGCGATGCTCGCGCCGTACGCGACGTCGATCGCGGCCGCCTCGCTGGTCTTCGTCCTGCTCTTCGGCCGTGACTACGGCATGATCAACTGGGCCCTGCACTTCGTCGGGATCGACGCGGTCGACTGGCAGAACGACAAGTGGCCGTCGCAGATCGCCGTCTCGTCGATCGTCATCTGGCGGTGGACCGGTTACAACGCGCTGATCTACCTGGCCGCGATGCAGGCCATCCCGCAGGACCTGTACGAGTCGGCGGCGCTGGACGGCGCGAGCCGCTGGAGGCAGTTCCTGCACGTGACGCTGCCGTCGCTGCGGCCGACGATCCTGTTCACGGTCGTCGTGTCGACGATCGGCGCGAGCCAGGTCTTCGGCGAGCCGCTGCTGTTCGACGCCAACAAGGGCGCGTCGGGCGGCGCGGAGCACCAGTTCCAGACGCTGGGCCTGTACCTGTACGAGCAGGGCTGGGTCAACCAGCACCTGGGCCGGGCCTCGGCGATCGCCTGGACGATGTTCCTGATCCTGATCGTGGTCGGCATCGTCAACTACGTCATCTCGCGCCGGCTGCGCGCCAGTAGTTAGGAGTACCGGCCGTGACGACGACGACAACGACCGTGAGGACCGCGAAGCCCGAGGACGCCGTGCCGACGGCCCGCAAGACGCGACGCCCGAAGTCCGCGCAGGCCGGCGGGCACATGCACGGCGGCCCGATCGCCTACATCATCCTGGCCGTGTTCACCATCGTGTCGCTGTTCCCGCTGGTGTGGACGGCGATCGCCGCCTCCCGCGACAACCAGCGGCTGGCACAGAACCCGCCCCCGTTCGTGTTCGGCTCCAACCTCTTCCACAACCTGGACGTGGCCTGGAACGACGCGAACCTGGGCAAGGCCTTCGTCAACACGACCATCGTCGCGGGCACGTCGGCGGCGACGATCGTGTTCCTCTCGACGATCGCCGGGTTCGCCTTCGCCAAGCTCCGCTTCCGGGGCCGGGGCGCGCTGATGCTGATCGTGATCGGCACGATGATGGTGCCGCCGCAGCTGAGCATCATCCCGCTGTACATGATGGTCGCCAAGCTGGAGTGGACGGACCAGCTCCAGGCGGTGATCCTGCCGTCGCTGGTGAGCGCGTTCGGGGTGTTCTTCATGCGGCAGTACCTCATCCAGGCGCTGCCCGACGAGATCATCGAGGCGGCCCGGGTGGACGGCGCGAGCAGCTGGCGGGTGGTGTGGCACGTGGTGTTCCCCGCGGCGCGCCCCGCGATGGCGGTGCTCGGCATGCTGATGTTCGTGCAGACCTGGAACGACTTCCTGTGGCCGTTCCTGGTGCTGAGCCAGACCGGCAACCCGACCGTGCAGGTGGCGGTCGCGGGCCTGGGCCGTGGCTACACCCCGGACCAGTCCCTGATCATGGCGGGCGCGCTGCTCGGCACGCTGCCGCTGCTGGCGGTCTTCGCGATCTTCGGCAAGCAGATCGTGGGCGGCATCATGCAGGGCGCGGTGAAGGGCTGAGCCGCCCCGCGCGGCCGGGACGCCCACCGCACACGACGCCGGCGGCACAGGCGCGGGCCGTCACGCGTCCATGAACCTCCCGGGGGCCGGGTCACCGCCGCCTCGGCCCCCTCGCATTACTTCCCCCCTCAACCTCCGTCGGTCTCGACGACCACTCATGGGAGCGCTTCCATGCCTGAGCCCGTTTCTCCGGTGACCTTTCCTCCCGCCTTCCTCTGGGGCGCGGCGACCTCCGCGTACCAGATCGAGGGGGCGGTGCGGGAGGACGGCCGCACCCCCTCGATCTGGGACACCTTCAGCCATACCCCCGGCAAGACGGCGGGCGGCGAGCACGGTGACATCGCTGTCGACCACTACCACCGCTACCGCGACGACGTGGCGCTGATGGCGGACCTGGGCCTGTCGGCGTACCGCTTCTCCATCTCCTGGTCCCGGGTCCAGCCGACCGGCCGCGGTCCCGCGGTCCAGGTGGGCCTGGACTTCTACCGCCGTCTGGTGGACGAGCTGCTGGCGAAGGGCATCAAGCCGGCCGTCACCCTCTACCACTGGGACCTCCCCCAGGAGCTCGAGGACGCGGGCGGCTGGCCGGAGCGGGACACGGCCTACCGGTTCGCGGAGTACGCGCAGATCGTCGGCGAGGCGCTCGGCGACCGGGTGGAGAACTGGATCACGCTGAACGAGCCGTGGTGCAGCGCCTTCCTCGGCTACGCCTCCGGGGTGCACGCGCCGGGCCGTACGGAGCCGGTGGCGTCGCTGAAGGCGGCGCACCACCTGAACCTGGCGCACGGTCTGGGCACGTCGGCGCTGCGCGCGGCCATGCCGGCCCGCAACGCGGTGGCGATCAGCCTCAACTCCTCGGTGGTGCGCCCGCTGTCCCCGGGCGACCCGGCGGACCTGGCCGCGGTGCAGAAGATCGACGACCTCGCCAACGGCGTCTTCCACGGCCCGATCCTGCGGGGCGCCTACCCCGAGACGCTGCTCGCGGCGACCTCGTCGCTGACGGACTGGTCGTACGTCCTCGAGGGCGATCTGCGCACCATCCACCAGCCGCTGGACGCGCTGGGCCTCAACTACTACACGCCCACGCTGGTCTCGGCGGCGGACGCCTCGGTGCGCGGCCCCCGCTCGGACGGTCACGGCGCGAGCGACCACTCGCCGTGGCCGGGCGCGGACGACGTGGCGTTCCACCTGACGCCCGGCGACCGCACGGAGATGGGCTGGTCCATCGACCCGACCGGTCTGCACGAGCTGATCATGCGCTACACCCGGGAGGCGCCGGGCCTGCCGCTGTACATCACGGAGAACGGCGCGGCCTACGACGACAAGCCCGACTCGGACGGCCGCGTCCACGACCCGGAGCGCATCGCCTATCTGCGCGGCCACCTGGCGGCCGTGCGGCAGGCGATCGCGGACGGCGCGGACGTGCGCGGCTACTACCTGTGGTCGCTGCTGGACAACTTCGAGTGGGCGTACGGCTACGAGAAGCGGTTCGGCGCGGTGTACGTGGACTACGCGACGCTGACCCGCACGCCGAAGTCGAGCGCCCTCTGGTACGGCCAGGCGGCGCGGACCGGTTCGCTGCCGGAGGCCGAGACCGCCTGACGGAGGTCGACAGCACCTGACGGAGGTCGGGACCGCCCGACCGCACAGACCGCTTGACCCGGGGGGCAGGGGGAGGGGCGCGGCACGCCGTGGGGGCGTGCCGCGCCCTCTGCGTGACGGGACGCGGCGTCGCTCGAGGAAGGCCACGGAACCGGTCAGAGGTGGAGGCCGATCAGGCCCGCGCCCGCCCGCGGGCCGGCCCAGGCGGCCCCCGGCGTCACCGGAGCGCGGTCCGTCTCCGTCTGCGGACCGTGCCGCGGTGGCCCTTGCGGGTCGGTCGGCGGTCGGTCAGCTGGAGCCAGAGGCGGACCTCCGTGCCGCCCAGTACCGAGGAGCCGATGCGCACGTCGCCGCCCGTGGACTCGGCGAGCCGGCGGACGATGTCCAGGCCGAGGCCGGTCGAGCCGGCGGTCCCGGACCCCCGGCCGCGGGCCATCGCCGCGACGGGGTCGGGGATGCCCGGGCCGGCGTCGGAGACCAGGACGATCGCCGCGTCCTCGGCGTTGTGGACGTCGACCGCGAAGGCGGTGCCCTGCGGGGTGTGGCGGAAGACGTTGCCGAGCAGGGCGTCGAGGGCGGCCGCGAGGTCGGCGCGGGCGACCGGGATGCGGACCGGGCGGTCGACGCCGGCGGTGCGCACCTTGCGGCCCTCGTCCTCCGCGAGCGCCGACCAGAACGCCATCCGTTCCCGGACCACCTCCGCCGCGTCGCAGCCCGCGCCGGGACCGGCGGCCGCCGTCTGCGGCTTGGCCTCCCGCGCGGTGCGGATGATGGTGTCCACCTCGCGTTCCAGCTGGGCGACCGCCGTGCGGGTCTGCTCGGCGGCCGGGGAGTCACCGAGGGAGGCCGCGTTGAGCCGGAGCACGGTCAGCGGGGTCCGCAGGCGGTGGGACAGGTCCGCCGCCAACTCCCTCTCATTGGCCAGTAGTTGGACGACCTGGTCGGCCATCGAGTTGAACGCCACTGCGGCGAGGCGCAGTTCGCTCGGCCCCTCCTCCGGCACCCTCGCCCCGAGCTTGCCCTCCCCCAGCTCGTGCGCCCCCTCGACCAGCCGCCTGGCCGGCTGCACCATCCGCACGCCCAGCCGGTCGGCGACCGCGACCGACCCGACGACCAGCGCGGCCCCGACCGCGGCCAGCACCGCCCAGGCCGTGGCGACGCCGTTGCTCACCTCGGACTCGGGGACGTACACCTCGATCACCGCGGTCCCCAGGCTCAGCGCGACCGGCTGGAGCAGCACGGAACCGCCGGGGACCTCCGCCATGGACGCCCGGCCCAGCTTCCGCACGGCCGCGACGGCGGCGGCGTCCGCGCGCTGCCGGCCGAGGTCGACGGCGGCCCGCCCCTCGCTCGCCGGCAGGTGCACCGCCATCCCGTCGTCGGAGCCCGCCGCGGCCACCACCCGCTCCAGCTGGTCGCGGTCGGTGGTGATGGACAGCGCCGGGACGACGACCGCGGCCACCCGCTCCGCGTTGGAGAACGCCCGGTCCCGGGCCATCT contains these protein-coding regions:
- a CDS encoding ABC transporter substrate-binding protein encodes the protein MRARTRTARRAVVLAAVASLGAGLLAGCADDGGDDKASDGSSSGGGKGKTTITLGLFGTFGFKEAGLYAEYEKLHPDIKIAENVTERNENYYPALVNHLTTNSGLQDIQAVEVGNIAEVVATQASKLEDLSKTAGVKKDDWLDWKWAQGTTKDNQTIALGTDVGPMAICYRKDLFQQAGLPTDRAAVAKLWTGDWNKFVSVGEQYKKKAPKGTTFMDSPGGLINAILSSEKEKFYDASGEVIYKKNPAVKAAFDLTAKAATEGLVGAQTQFQPAWDTTIANTKFAAMACPPWMLGYIKGKSKPDAAGKWDVAVAPKSGNWGGSFLSVPKSGKHVKEAAALAAWLTAPAQQAKLFSVQGSFPSAPGTYTEAAVTSAKNEMTGDAPIGTIFAEAAKSSPVQVIGPKDQIIQQGLTDNGVILVTKGKSAAEAWTTATKTIDNNLDK
- a CDS encoding carbohydrate ABC transporter permease, whose product is MATRHTTAAPPVKEGGAAPGRPPAAPTEAEQRRRNRLSRRWQRDMRWSPYAFVSPFFLLFLAFGLFPLIYTGWASLHQVEMTAPTDMTWVGMRNYTRIFDDDFFWNAARNTLTIGIISTVPQLLMAMGLAHILNYKLRASTFYRVAMLAPYATSIAAASLVFVLLFGRDYGMINWALHFVGIDAVDWQNDKWPSQIAVSSIVIWRWTGYNALIYLAAMQAIPQDLYESAALDGASRWRQFLHVTLPSLRPTILFTVVVSTIGASQVFGEPLLFDANKGASGGAEHQFQTLGLYLYEQGWVNQHLGRASAIAWTMFLILIVVGIVNYVISRRLRASS
- a CDS encoding carbohydrate ABC transporter permease; the protein is MRTAKPEDAVPTARKTRRPKSAQAGGHMHGGPIAYIILAVFTIVSLFPLVWTAIAASRDNQRLAQNPPPFVFGSNLFHNLDVAWNDANLGKAFVNTTIVAGTSAATIVFLSTIAGFAFAKLRFRGRGALMLIVIGTMMVPPQLSIIPLYMMVAKLEWTDQLQAVILPSLVSAFGVFFMRQYLIQALPDEIIEAARVDGASSWRVVWHVVFPAARPAMAVLGMLMFVQTWNDFLWPFLVLSQTGNPTVQVAVAGLGRGYTPDQSLIMAGALLGTLPLLAVFAIFGKQIVGGIMQGAVKG
- a CDS encoding GH1 family beta-glucosidase; its protein translation is MPEPVSPVTFPPAFLWGAATSAYQIEGAVREDGRTPSIWDTFSHTPGKTAGGEHGDIAVDHYHRYRDDVALMADLGLSAYRFSISWSRVQPTGRGPAVQVGLDFYRRLVDELLAKGIKPAVTLYHWDLPQELEDAGGWPERDTAYRFAEYAQIVGEALGDRVENWITLNEPWCSAFLGYASGVHAPGRTEPVASLKAAHHLNLAHGLGTSALRAAMPARNAVAISLNSSVVRPLSPGDPADLAAVQKIDDLANGVFHGPILRGAYPETLLAATSSLTDWSYVLEGDLRTIHQPLDALGLNYYTPTLVSAADASVRGPRSDGHGASDHSPWPGADDVAFHLTPGDRTEMGWSIDPTGLHELIMRYTREAPGLPLYITENGAAYDDKPDSDGRVHDPERIAYLRGHLAAVRQAIADGADVRGYYLWSLLDNFEWAYGYEKRFGAVYVDYATLTRTPKSSALWYGQAARTGSLPEAETA
- a CDS encoding sensor histidine kinase translates to MRWALVKVCLAVTTMVVIAFAVPLGLVIKEMARDRAFSNAERVAAVVVPALSITTDRDQLERVVAAAGSDDGMAVHLPASEGRAAVDLGRQRADAAAVAAVRKLGRASMAEVPGGSVLLQPVALSLGTAVIEVYVPESEVSNGVATAWAVLAAVGAALVVGSVAVADRLGVRMVQPARRLVEGAHELGEGKLGARVPEEGPSELRLAAVAFNSMADQVVQLLANERELAADLSHRLRTPLTVLRLNAASLGDSPAAEQTRTAVAQLEREVDTIIRTAREAKPQTAAAGPGAGCDAAEVVRERMAFWSALAEDEGRKVRTAGVDRPVRIPVARADLAAALDALLGNVFRHTPQGTAFAVDVHNAEDAAIVLVSDAGPGIPDPVAAMARGRGSGTAGSTGLGLDIVRRLAESTGGDVRIGSSVLGGTEVRLWLQLTDRRPTRKGHRGTVRRRRRTALR